One window of Desulfovulcanus ferrireducens genomic DNA carries:
- a CDS encoding PAS domain S-box protein: MIELKFQLTNLMGSVYFFLFAGLVLIKISRDKLNLRDRFWEFIIFSAFCVGLFKALNTQCVLLEANNVILNITPLFTIFFTIVLVLLIIKKKRNDLKTKIGLLFSICLVFDTILSLLYFKSIELAIFEIILINITILYFLRNSFSFKKRYYFFICTSLVYILVTFVSYFIINKLEDNYKTDQLVKVYSKLEILRQRLIDFEKTGLTLCKMISINQQIKKAAISKNKNDKRWTLKLFNQMCRASYVWLMDKSGTVTLCSDPKYEGYNYAFRPYFKKAIQGIANVYYARGVKSDTVGAFFARPVIVDGIISAVLVIKFDFSTIWGSSFKQNHIFFMHKSGAILFGPDEMTDVLLYSSPQNNVDNTLKVLSKQKVFGQRKILRSTEYKLIKKNLLQDKEGYSWILERVPLNDDEWYLATLYSLNPIFQYRIILLNIFLLLSLIHGLLCLRVIQTHEFISSLKKEVDERKRLERIEALLVTAIEQTAESIIITDAKGIIQYVNPAFIQTTGYSREEVIGQNPRILQSGKHDSSFYKQMWATISNGQPWHGHFINKKKDGSLYEEVATISPIKDDRKKIINYVAVKRDVTQEKKLKEQLFQAQKMESIGVLAGGIAHDFNNILMAIQGYVDISLTKIERSHPVYKNLVQINSNVSRATDLVRQLLLFGRKQQMDFASVDLNKIVANIIKMLQRLIGADINISTDLSPDLWPVQADARKLEQIIVNLAINARDAMPDGGKLNIKTENVQFDEDFLHDIPDARAGKFVCLSVTDIGSGMDEETLKHIFEPFFTTKERGKGSGLGLAVVYGIVKEHKGWINVYSEEGQGTVFKIYLPAQDQAKRVETQTEEKPSDFENLEGKQERVLVVEDEEGVRDVVATVLRENGYTVFEAATASEALEIFNNENANFELVISDMILPDQNGLELVEQILSSKPEIAVILSSGYTDYKSHWPVIQKRGFRFLQKPYPIDTLLQTVKEVLDRNHEG; the protein is encoded by the coding sequence ATGATTGAACTTAAATTTCAGCTTACTAACCTCATGGGATCGGTCTATTTTTTTCTCTTTGCCGGTCTTGTTTTAATAAAAATTAGCAGAGATAAACTCAATCTAAGAGACAGATTCTGGGAATTCATAATTTTTTCTGCGTTTTGCGTTGGCTTATTCAAAGCCTTAAACACTCAGTGTGTACTCCTCGAAGCCAACAATGTCATCCTTAACATCACGCCACTCTTTACGATATTTTTTACTATTGTACTAGTTCTGCTTATAATAAAGAAAAAAAGAAACGATTTAAAGACTAAAATTGGACTGCTGTTTTCAATTTGTCTTGTTTTTGATACTATTCTTTCTTTATTATATTTTAAAAGCATTGAGTTGGCAATTTTTGAAATAATTCTTATTAACATTACAATTTTATATTTTCTCCGTAATTCTTTTTCATTTAAGAAACGATATTATTTCTTTATCTGTACTTCCTTAGTCTATATACTAGTTACTTTTGTCAGTTATTTCATCATTAATAAATTAGAGGACAATTACAAAACTGATCAACTTGTTAAAGTTTATTCCAAGCTGGAGATCCTACGTCAAAGACTGATTGATTTTGAAAAAACAGGTCTAACCTTATGCAAGATGATTTCTATAAATCAACAGATCAAAAAAGCTGCCATCTCCAAAAACAAGAATGACAAGAGATGGACTTTAAAGTTATTTAACCAGATGTGCAGAGCTTCCTATGTTTGGCTTATGGATAAATCTGGCACAGTTACTCTCTGTTCCGATCCGAAATATGAAGGATATAACTATGCCTTTCGACCTTATTTTAAAAAAGCTATACAGGGGATTGCTAATGTTTACTATGCTAGAGGGGTAAAATCAGACACTGTTGGTGCATTTTTTGCCCGACCTGTAATAGTAGATGGAATAATTAGTGCCGTTCTGGTGATAAAATTTGATTTTTCTACTATATGGGGTTCTAGTTTTAAACAGAATCACATATTTTTTATGCACAAAAGCGGAGCAATTTTATTCGGCCCTGATGAAATGACCGATGTTTTGTTATATTCCTCACCGCAAAACAATGTTGATAACACACTGAAGGTTTTGAGTAAACAAAAAGTGTTCGGCCAAAGAAAAATCCTGAGATCGACCGAATACAAATTGATTAAAAAAAATCTCTTACAGGACAAAGAAGGGTATTCATGGATTTTAGAGAGAGTTCCCTTAAATGATGATGAATGGTACTTGGCAACATTATATAGCTTAAATCCTATTTTTCAATATAGAATCATATTATTAAATATATTTTTATTATTGTCCTTGATTCATGGTTTGTTATGTTTGAGAGTCATTCAAACTCACGAATTTATCTCTAGTTTAAAAAAAGAAGTTGATGAACGCAAAAGACTGGAAAGAATTGAGGCACTTTTGGTAACAGCAATAGAACAAACAGCAGAAAGCATTATCATTACAGATGCAAAAGGAATAATCCAATACGTTAACCCTGCATTTATTCAAACCACAGGATATTCAAGAGAGGAGGTTATCGGTCAAAATCCACGCATTCTGCAAAGTGGAAAACATGATAGCTCATTTTATAAACAAATGTGGGCAACTATTAGTAATGGCCAGCCATGGCATGGACATTTTATAAATAAGAAAAAGGATGGCTCCTTATATGAAGAAGTCGCAACTATCTCGCCAATAAAAGACGACAGAAAAAAAATCATCAACTATGTAGCTGTTAAACGCGATGTGACCCAGGAAAAGAAACTGAAAGAGCAACTTTTTCAAGCCCAAAAAATGGAGTCCATAGGGGTCCTTGCCGGTGGGATAGCCCATGATTTCAATAACATACTTATGGCTATCCAAGGATATGTAGACATCTCTCTCACCAAAATAGAGAGGAGCCATCCGGTTTACAAAAATTTAGTTCAAATTAACAGCAACGTTTCCAGAGCAACTGACCTGGTACGCCAACTTCTACTCTTCGGCCGCAAACAACAGATGGACTTCGCATCTGTAGACTTAAATAAAATTGTGGCCAATATCATTAAAATGCTCCAGAGGCTCATCGGTGCGGATATTAATATATCTACAGATTTATCTCCCGATTTATGGCCTGTACAGGCAGATGCGAGAAAACTTGAGCAGATCATCGTCAACTTGGCTATCAATGCCAGAGATGCCATGCCTGATGGTGGAAAGTTGAACATAAAAACTGAAAATGTACAATTTGACGAGGATTTTTTGCATGATATTCCAGATGCACGGGCAGGTAAATTTGTGTGTTTGTCTGTGACAGATATTGGAAGCGGTATGGATGAAGAAACCTTAAAGCACATCTTCGAACCTTTTTTTACTACCAAAGAGAGAGGCAAAGGCTCAGGATTGGGCCTGGCTGTTGTTTATGGCATTGTAAAAGAGCACAAAGGCTGGATAAATGTTTATAGTGAAGAAGGTCAGGGGACTGTTTTTAAAATTTACCTGCCGGCCCAGGACCAGGCTAAAAGAGTAGAGACCCAGACAGAAGAAAAACCATCTGACTTTGAAAATTTAGAAGGAAAACAAGAACGTGTTTTAGTTGTTGAAGATGAAGAAGGCGTCCGAGACGTTGTGGCTACTGTTCTTAGAGAAAATGGTTACACGGTATTTGAAGCGGCAACAGCCAGTGAAGCCCTGGAGATCTTTAACAATGAAAACGCGAATTTTGAGCTTGTCATAAGTGACATGATACTTCCGGATCAAAACGGTCTGGAACTAGTAGAGCAAATTTTGTCAAGCAAGCCTGAAATTGCAGTCATTTTGAGCAGTGGTTATACAGATTACAAATCGCATTGGCCAGTGATCCAGAAAAGAGGCTTCCGTTTCTTACAAAAACCTTATCCCATTGATACCCTTTTGCAAACAGTCAAAGAAGTGCTCGACAGAAATCATGAGGGATAA
- a CDS encoding malic enzyme-like NAD(P)-binding protein has product MALFTREDALDYHRLGKKGKLEVIPVKPCLNQKHLSMAYTPGVAEACRAIVEDEQLAYEYTNKGNLVAVVSNGTAVLGLGDIGPSAGKPVMEGKGLLFKYFADIDVYDLNIAQKDPDKVIEFVKMLEPTFGGINLEDIKAPECFYIEQTLIEEMDIPVFHDDQHGTAIISGAALINALELTGKKIEGLKVVVSGGGAAAIACAKFYVSLGLPKENIFMFDSKGLIHKERYVLNKYKQEFAQDKDYGSLADVLKGADMFVGLSVKGILTQDMVKSMAKDPIIFAMANPDPEISYPEAKEVRPDCIVANGRSDYPNQVNNVSGFPFIFRGALDVQARKINEEMKIAAAKALAELAKEPVPDEVLEAYGLKELQFGLDYIIPKPLDARILEWEATAVAKAAMDSGVARTTVDLEEYRASLRKRLKAAQKRINEFVKSYNLTM; this is encoded by the coding sequence ATGGCTTTGTTTACCCGGGAGGATGCATTAGATTATCATCGTCTAGGGAAGAAGGGTAAGCTGGAAGTTATTCCGGTTAAGCCCTGTTTGAACCAGAAACATCTGTCCATGGCTTATACTCCAGGAGTGGCCGAGGCTTGTCGGGCCATAGTGGAGGATGAACAACTGGCTTATGAGTACACCAATAAGGGCAACCTGGTGGCTGTTGTCTCTAATGGCACTGCTGTCCTGGGGTTGGGTGATATTGGTCCATCTGCTGGTAAGCCGGTTATGGAAGGAAAAGGCCTTTTGTTTAAATATTTTGCGGATATCGATGTCTATGATCTAAACATAGCACAGAAAGATCCGGATAAGGTCATTGAATTTGTAAAAATGCTCGAACCCACTTTTGGGGGCATAAATCTGGAGGATATAAAGGCTCCGGAGTGTTTCTATATCGAGCAGACTTTAATTGAAGAAATGGATATCCCTGTTTTCCATGATGATCAGCATGGTACTGCCATAATTTCAGGCGCAGCCCTTATTAATGCTTTGGAACTTACTGGCAAAAAAATTGAAGGTTTGAAGGTTGTGGTTTCAGGAGGCGGCGCAGCAGCCATTGCTTGTGCCAAATTTTATGTGAGTCTTGGCTTGCCGAAAGAAAACATATTTATGTTTGACTCTAAGGGTCTAATACATAAAGAACGTTATGTCTTAAATAAATACAAGCAGGAATTTGCCCAGGACAAGGATTATGGCTCGCTGGCCGATGTGCTTAAAGGCGCTGATATGTTTGTAGGGTTGTCTGTAAAAGGCATTTTGACTCAGGATATGGTTAAATCTATGGCCAAAGACCCAATAATTTTTGCAATGGCCAACCCGGATCCTGAGATTTCCTACCCTGAAGCCAAAGAGGTACGTCCTGACTGCATTGTGGCCAATGGCCGCTCTGATTATCCGAATCAGGTAAACAATGTTTCTGGATTTCCGTTTATTTTCCGAGGAGCCTTGGATGTACAGGCCAGAAAAATAAATGAGGAAATGAAAATAGCAGCGGCTAAAGCCCTGGCTGAGCTGGCCAAAGAGCCGGTTCCAGATGAGGTGTTAGAAGCTTACGGGTTAAAAGAATTACAGTTTGGATTGGATTACATAATCCCCAAACCTTTGGATGCCAGAATTTTAGAATGGGAAGCCACGGCAGTAGCTAAGGCAGCCATGGATTCCGGCGTAGCCCGAACCACAGTGGATTTGGAAGAATATCGAGCTTCTTTGCGCAAGAGACTTAAAGCCGCGCAAAAGCGAATTAATGAGTTTGTAAAGTCATATAACTTGACTATGTAG